The following are from one region of the Chloracidobacterium sp. genome:
- a CDS encoding M23 family metallopeptidase, which yields MRSIILVALLSFAVSAVAQSPEPVSPPPAKLDATGFALVHPLFDADYMCSEHFEGQLKYPGDDFGADCIVTGGLSGDESSGFSKFYRTDGKTNEDWYGWNVPVLAPITGTVARIHINPSINKPGEMGKPPASFVVFKHDDGLMVLVAHVAEVAVKEGDKVTAGQPFAKVGNNGFSRSPHIHIGAWRDKTPLQIRFDLRAKGLLRKKD from the coding sequence ATGCGATCTATTATTCTCGTTGCATTACTTTCGTTTGCAGTATCCGCGGTTGCCCAGTCGCCGGAGCCGGTCTCGCCGCCGCCTGCCAAGTTGGACGCGACCGGCTTCGCTCTCGTGCACCCGCTCTTCGATGCTGACTATATGTGCAGCGAGCATTTCGAGGGGCAACTGAAGTATCCCGGCGACGATTTCGGCGCAGATTGCATCGTCACCGGCGGCCTTTCGGGAGACGAGAGTTCCGGGTTTTCAAAGTTCTATAGAACCGATGGAAAGACGAACGAAGATTGGTACGGATGGAACGTGCCGGTGCTCGCCCCGATCACGGGAACCGTAGCCCGCATCCACATCAACCCTTCTATCAATAAGCCGGGCGAGATGGGCAAGCCGCCCGCGAGTTTCGTCGTCTTCAAGCATGACGACGGCCTAATGGTATTGGTCGCCCACGTTGCTGAGGTCGCGGTCAAGGAAGGGGACAAGGTCACTGCCGGACAGCCCTTCGCCAAGGTCGGCAACAACGGCTTTAGCCGCTCGCCGCACATTCACATCGGTGCATGGCGCGACAAAACTCCACTTCAAATACGCTTTGATCTTCGGGCCAAAGGGCTGCTCAGGAAAAAGGACTAG
- a CDS encoding alpha/beta hydrolase — MAGTKRLIKSFYRLLSPPVILSFISIAVASVWLVYEASRPMTTVYLVTPEKYGQLSSRGAQVTNETWANRDGTPARGWLLRGIPNAPAVVLLHRYGADRSHLLNLGVKLNEATNFTILMPDQRGHGENPPVEHSSFGGCESDDVLASIDYLRGLKSPEQVPLVGKDIGVYGIEMGALAALNAASADKSIKALVLDSVPTDADGLMSSVIGKRYPFASFVTARFASLGTYPFYYQGCYKRQSSCEIARSLSDRRFLLLGGIDAPEFQDSTSKLSKCFPVNTAVDTKTDLSPSGMGMISASITQSEAYDQRVIDYMKQALTMP; from the coding sequence ATGGCAGGAACAAAGCGTTTAATTAAGAGTTTTTATCGGTTACTGTCTCCGCCGGTGATCCTTTCGTTCATCTCCATCGCGGTCGCTTCCGTTTGGCTCGTTTATGAGGCGTCAAGGCCAATGACGACCGTCTATCTGGTCACGCCCGAGAAATATGGCCAGTTGAGCTCACGCGGCGCACAGGTGACGAATGAAACCTGGGCCAATCGCGATGGTACACCCGCGAGGGGATGGCTGCTGCGCGGCATCCCGAATGCGCCTGCCGTCGTGCTTCTTCACCGCTACGGAGCTGACCGGTCACACCTTTTGAACCTCGGCGTAAAGCTCAACGAGGCGACGAACTTCACCATTTTGATGCCCGATCAGCGCGGCCACGGCGAGAATCCGCCGGTCGAGCATTCGTCATTCGGCGGATGTGAAAGTGACGACGTTCTGGCCTCGATCGATTATCTCCGTGGTCTGAAATCGCCTGAGCAGGTTCCGCTTGTTGGCAAAGATATCGGCGTATACGGGATCGAAATGGGTGCGCTGGCCGCTTTGAATGCAGCCTCCGCCGACAAGTCGATCAAAGCACTTGTACTCGACTCGGTACCGACGGACGCGGACGGACTGATGTCGTCAGTGATCGGGAAGCGTTACCCGTTCGCAAGCTTCGTGACGGCGAGATTTGCATCCTTAGGAACATATCCGTTCTATTATCAGGGCTGCTATAAACGCCAGTCGTCATGCGAGATCGCCAGATCGCTTTCTGACCGAAGATTCTTGCTGCTCGGCGGCATCGACGCTCCGGAATTCCAGGATTCGACCTCAAAGCTTTCAAAGTGTTTTCCGGTCAATACGGCCGTCGATACTAAAACGGATCTAAGCCCTTCCGGAATGGGAATGATCAGCGCTTCGATAACGCAATCCGAGGCTTATGACCAACGAGTTATCGATTATATGAAGCAGGCGTTGACGATGCCTTGA
- a CDS encoding molybdenum cofactor biosynthesis protein MoaE: MSDRYFYELTTDPIDIASVARRVVPLECGATVTLDGYARRFTKDKATGDTRETEYLVYEAYEPMALKEMAKLASQAKSEFEVSAIGIVHRLGRLEIGETSVVISVAAPHRKAAFAACEWLIKELKRTVPIFKKEVYADGEAWAEGDSEAFA, encoded by the coding sequence ATGTCGGACAGATACTTTTACGAACTCACAACCGACCCGATCGACATTGCTTCCGTGGCTCGGCGGGTGGTGCCGCTGGAGTGCGGAGCTACGGTCACGCTTGATGGGTACGCGCGGAGGTTTACGAAAGACAAGGCGACCGGCGATACGCGGGAGACGGAGTATCTGGTTTACGAAGCCTACGAACCGATGGCTTTGAAAGAAATGGCGAAACTCGCAAGCCAAGCGAAGTCGGAATTTGAGGTTTCGGCCATCGGCATTGTGCACCGGCTCGGTCGGCTTGAGATCGGCGAGACGAGCGTTGTCATTTCGGTCGCCGCACCGCACAGAAAGGCTGCATTCGCCGCCTGCGAATGGCTGATCAAGGAACTCAAGCGCACCGTTCCGATCTTCAAGAAAGAGGTGTACGCCGACGGCGAAGCCTGGGCCGAAGGCGATTCGGAAGCTTTCGCTTGA
- a CDS encoding SDR family oxidoreductase, producing MEKVILITGASSGIGEETAKLFQAKNWKVAATMRSPDNALDLKKIVDIECFKLDVTDPDSIRSAIAATLEKFGRIDVVVNNAGYGLLGAFETASDEQIRRQYETNVFGVMNVCREILPYFREQKRGMIVNISSVGGRMTFPVSSLYNSTKWAVEGFSESLHYELEQFNIRVKIIEPGPIKTDFYGRSMDVSRREGLSDYDQFVDRVLKNMGEAGQTAPDGRVVAETIYDAVTDGTKRLRYGVNTKGILPMRRLLPDPLFFALIRKVIVK from the coding sequence ATGGAAAAAGTAATTCTGATCACTGGGGCGTCAAGCGGGATAGGTGAGGAAACAGCAAAATTGTTTCAGGCAAAGAATTGGAAGGTCGCGGCGACAATGCGGTCGCCCGACAATGCTCTCGATCTGAAGAAGATCGTCGATATAGAATGTTTCAAACTCGATGTGACCGATCCGGATTCGATCCGCTCCGCGATCGCAGCAACGCTTGAGAAATTTGGCCGGATCGATGTGGTTGTGAACAACGCCGGCTATGGCTTGCTTGGTGCTTTCGAAACCGCATCTGACGAACAGATCAGGCGGCAGTACGAGACAAATGTATTCGGCGTAATGAATGTCTGCCGCGAGATACTGCCGTACTTTCGCGAACAGAAGCGGGGTATGATAGTCAACATCTCGTCTGTCGGAGGACGGATGACCTTTCCGGTGTCAAGCCTTTACAACTCGACGAAATGGGCGGTCGAGGGATTCTCGGAGTCGCTTCATTACGAACTCGAGCAATTTAACATTCGCGTCAAGATCATTGAGCCGGGGCCGATCAAAACCGATTTCTACGGCCGATCTATGGATGTTTCCAGAAGGGAAGGCCTCTCCGATTACGATCAATTTGTTGATCGGGTTCTGAAAAACATGGGCGAGGCGGGCCAAACGGCACCAGACGGAAGAGTAGTAGCCGAAACCATTTATGATGCGGTCACCGACGGTACAAAGCGGCTGCGGTATGGTGTAAATACGAAAGGCATTCTACCTATGCGCAGACTACTCCCGGATCCGCTTTTCTTTGCACTGATCAGAAAAGTGATCGTGAAGTAG
- a CDS encoding thiazole synthase encodes MSDKFVLSGKEFTSRLIIGTGKYRSFDEMKAAHRASGAEMVTVAVNRVPLDRKTESFLDHLDPTMQILPNTAGCYDADHAIRTARLAREALDTEWIKLEVIGDPVTLLPDNEQTLEAARVLVKEGFIVLPYFSDDLIMAKKLLDAGCPAVMPLAAPIGSGMGVQNPSNLRIMREQLPDATIIVDAGVGVPSDAAIAMELGADAILMNTAIAEAGDAAQMATAMKLAVEAGRLGYLAGRMPKRLYASASSPIAGAIK; translated from the coding sequence ATGTCAGACAAATTTGTTTTATCAGGTAAAGAATTCACCTCGCGACTGATCATCGGAACGGGGAAGTATCGGTCGTTTGACGAGATGAAGGCGGCGCATCGGGCTTCCGGGGCGGAGATGGTGACGGTCGCGGTCAACCGCGTCCCGCTTGACCGAAAAACGGAGTCGTTTCTCGACCACCTTGACCCCACGATGCAGATCTTGCCGAACACTGCCGGATGCTACGACGCCGATCACGCGATCCGCACAGCACGGCTCGCACGCGAGGCGCTCGATACCGAATGGATCAAGCTCGAAGTCATTGGCGATCCAGTAACGCTTTTGCCGGACAACGAGCAGACGCTCGAGGCCGCACGCGTTTTGGTAAAGGAAGGCTTCATCGTGCTGCCGTATTTCTCGGACGACCTGATAATGGCGAAGAAATTGCTCGATGCGGGCTGCCCGGCGGTGATGCCGTTGGCGGCGCCGATCGGTTCCGGGATGGGCGTGCAGAACCCATCGAACCTTCGCATAATGCGTGAGCAGCTGCCGGACGCGACGATCATCGTCGATGCCGGGGTCGGCGTGCCCTCGGACGCGGCGATCGCGATGGAACTCGGTGCCGACGCTATCCTGATGAACACCGCCATCGCCGAAGCCGGCGACGCGGCCCAAATGGCGACCGCAATGAAGCTCGCCGTCGAGGCCGGCCGCTTGGGCTACCTCGCCGGCCGAATGCCAAAACGCCTCTACGCCTCAGCCTCAAGCCCGATAGCAGGAGCGATCAAGTAG
- a CDS encoding NADH-quinone oxidoreductase subunit A — protein MDYAPIGLMFVVAIGFAASQLIVTQLIGPRKRTATKLMPYECGKDPVGGARSRFSIKFYSVAVIFLLFDIEVLFIIPFAVAFKYLLGQEQISGIAFGTIAFLEIMFFLGTLVVAYIFVWKKGVFDWGEQARAEARAEAKEMSRQRRSSVETEKRAA, from the coding sequence ATGGATTATGCCCCAATAGGGCTAATGTTCGTTGTTGCGATCGGCTTCGCCGCCAGCCAATTGATCGTCACTCAGTTGATCGGGCCGCGGAAGCGAACTGCCACCAAGCTGATGCCCTATGAATGCGGCAAGGATCCGGTCGGCGGCGCACGAAGCAGGTTCTCTATAAAGTTTTACAGCGTTGCCGTTATCTTTCTTTTGTTCGATATCGAAGTCCTTTTCATCATTCCATTTGCGGTAGCGTTCAAATACCTGCTCGGCCAGGAGCAGATCTCTGGTATCGCATTTGGCACGATCGCCTTCCTCGAGATCATGTTCTTCCTCGGGACGCTCGTAGTTGCATACATTTTTGTCTGGAAAAAGGGCGTTTTCGATTGGGGCGAACAGGCGCGAGCCGAAGCTCGTGCTGAGGCTAAAGAGATGTCGCGGCAAAGACGTTCGTCAGTAGAAACAGAGAAAAGGGCCGCCTAG
- a CDS encoding NADH-quinone oxidoreductase subunit B: MGLENKIFESLPDVVTVKLDAVVNWARKSSLWPATFGLACCAIEMMNTVSARNDLSRFGAETFRASPRQADVMIVSGRVSRKMAPVLRRIYDQMPEPKWVISMGACATSGGVFDNYAIVQGVDKIVPVDIYVPGCPPRPEMLVHAITMLQEKIMKESVLDRPDTYEAESRESIVPGTLPVTEGTALEREMEIEVAQNQVSRPYSIPSRHERRRSS, from the coding sequence ATGGGTTTAGAAAACAAGATCTTCGAATCATTGCCTGACGTTGTGACCGTCAAGCTCGATGCCGTCGTCAACTGGGCACGAAAGAGCAGCCTTTGGCCGGCGACATTTGGCCTTGCATGCTGTGCGATCGAGATGATGAATACGGTTTCGGCTCGCAATGACCTCTCGCGGTTTGGGGCTGAGACCTTTAGGGCTTCGCCGCGGCAGGCCGACGTGATGATCGTATCGGGCCGAGTGTCGCGAAAGATGGCTCCCGTCCTGCGTCGTATCTACGATCAAATGCCTGAGCCTAAATGGGTTATTTCGATGGGAGCGTGTGCCACCTCGGGCGGTGTCTTTGATAATTACGCGATCGTACAAGGTGTCGACAAGATCGTTCCGGTAGATATTTATGTTCCGGGGTGTCCGCCCCGACCTGAAATGCTTGTCCATGCGATCACGATGCTCCAGGAAAAAATAATGAAGGAGTCGGTGCTGGATCGCCCTGACACCTATGAGGCCGAATCCCGTGAATCGATCGTTCCGGGAACACTTCCCGTCACAGAGGGAACGGCTCTCGAACGTGAAATGGAGATCGAAGTCGCCCAAAATCAGGTTTCTCGGCCGTATTCGATCCCGTCGCGTCATGAACGTCGGCGGTCGTCCTAG
- the moaD gene encoding molybdopterin converting factor subunit 1: MTVRVLFFGAAADSAGIREAEVEVAKGLTAGELVESLKAKHPGLAGQKLLIAVDQEYVAASTPLEPGSEVAIFTPVSGG, translated from the coding sequence ATGACAGTAAGAGTCCTATTCTTCGGAGCCGCTGCCGATTCTGCCGGCATCCGTGAAGCTGAGGTCGAGGTCGCGAAGGGCTTGACCGCGGGTGAATTGGTCGAAAGCCTCAAAGCTAAACACCCCGGACTCGCCGGGCAGAAACTCTTAATTGCCGTAGATCAAGAATACGTTGCCGCCTCAACGCCCCTCGAACCCGGCTCTGAAGTAGCAATCTTCACACCTGTCTCAGGCGGATAG
- a CDS encoding bifunctional (p)ppGpp synthetase/guanosine-3',5'-bis(diphosphate) 3'-pyrophosphohydrolase, which produces MTNAATLLLAARFAANRHHGQHRKGDLSHPYIEHLLEVASLLADPGGIGDPEILAAAVLHDTLEDTETTAAELRELFGERIASLVLEVTDDDGLPENVRRQRQIEHSPQLSFNAKLIKLADKISNVKDVTDHPPSDWPQEQRLEYIDRAERVVAGLRGVNPELEKYFDEAAARARAKFA; this is translated from the coding sequence GTGACAAACGCCGCGACATTGCTTCTTGCCGCAAGATTCGCTGCGAACCGCCACCATGGTCAGCACCGAAAGGGTGATCTTTCGCACCCATATATCGAGCACCTGCTTGAAGTAGCATCCCTTCTTGCGGATCCTGGCGGCATCGGCGACCCGGAGATCCTAGCCGCGGCCGTCCTCCACGACACACTTGAAGATACCGAGACCACGGCGGCCGAACTGCGCGAACTATTCGGTGAACGGATCGCTTCGCTGGTGTTGGAGGTGACCGATGATGATGGTCTACCGGAAAACGTCCGTAGACAACGGCAGATCGAGCATTCTCCGCAGCTTTCATTTAACGCAAAGCTGATCAAACTCGCCGACAAGATCAGCAACGTGAAGGATGTGACCGATCACCCGCCGTCCGATTGGCCGCAGGAGCAGCGGTTGGAATACATCGATAGGGCCGAGCGGGTCGTTGCGGGACTCCGCGGCGTGAACCCCGAACTCGAAAAGTACTTCGATGAAGCGGCCGCACGGGCTCGTGCGAAGTTCGCCTAG
- a CDS encoding nucleotidyl transferase AbiEii/AbiGii toxin family protein, which yields MTEKQFYQWQTEGGTDDVMRFVNALEAADILWCTIGGIAVNHWASEQMVTLDVDFVVAAESIERAEAVLIEAGFTSEHHEWSINFKGRSKVSIQLTTEEGYRDFAERGVAADVHGILMRVASLEDTLTGKIRAWSDPKRRQSKRLKDLADIARLVEAHPSIWELLTAELKTEIERPGL from the coding sequence ATGACCGAGAAGCAGTTCTATCAATGGCAGACTGAAGGCGGGACGGACGATGTAATGAGGTTCGTTAACGCTCTCGAGGCGGCCGATATTTTGTGGTGTACCATCGGCGGAATCGCGGTAAACCACTGGGCGTCCGAACAGATGGTGACTTTGGATGTTGATTTTGTCGTCGCGGCCGAATCGATCGAGAGGGCAGAAGCGGTACTCATCGAAGCGGGCTTTACATCGGAGCATCATGAGTGGTCGATAAACTTCAAGGGCCGCTCGAAGGTGAGTATTCAATTGACGACCGAAGAAGGTTATCGTGACTTTGCGGAGCGAGGTGTTGCTGCCGATGTACACGGTATCTTGATGCGGGTAGCTTCACTCGAAGACACTCTCACCGGGAAGATCCGTGCTTGGAGCGATCCGAAACGAAGACAGAGTAAACGGCTGAAAGACCTTGCGGACATCGCCCGGCTCGTCGAGGCTCATCCAAGTATTTGGGAGCTCTTGACGGCGGAACTCAAGACCGAGATAGAAAGGCCCGGGCTGTAG
- a CDS encoding exonuclease SbcCD subunit D, producing MRFLHIADVHLGCTRYQLPESPRDFFDAWIDVLQRYAIGENVDFVLMCGDFFHKRSVPPETMNYAVAGLQLMKDSNIPVITIEGNHDQKHTDSDYSWLRSLANWNLVHLLEPSNSDGRIIYQPWNEDDGKGGFIDIGRARIFGSHWYGASANWAIPMLTEAIRDNHREDAFHILMLHTDVEGHQTHPIPALSLSALKELRSVTDYVGLGHTHMHYEIDNWAFNPGSIEVTNIAEYRETRGAFLVEVDNENNVDAKHVTDYVHRPFQRITFEVTGIAEPKDVTPAVIDKVRNDFKTVDAGGRAPILEITLRGQLGFPNSLLEMQKIRDSAKTETNAMHVRVRNHSVPIEYAAAVDTAEDVGREVLERRVVEDLIARDKRFSTKRGSISEAVIGAKRLALSDEEPEKIAEFISFKAAEMAGSGK from the coding sequence ATGAGGTTCTTGCATATCGCGGACGTGCATCTTGGATGTACCCGGTACCAGTTGCCGGAGAGCCCGCGCGATTTTTTCGACGCGTGGATCGACGTCCTGCAGCGATATGCGATCGGTGAGAATGTCGATTTTGTCTTGATGTGCGGCGATTTTTTCCATAAACGGAGCGTTCCGCCGGAGACCATGAATTATGCCGTTGCCGGGCTTCAATTGATGAAGGACAGCAATATACCGGTAATAACGATCGAGGGAAATCACGATCAAAAACATACGGACAGTGATTACAGCTGGCTTCGTTCGCTCGCCAATTGGAATCTTGTCCATCTGCTTGAACCCTCGAATAGCGACGGGCGGATCATCTACCAACCGTGGAACGAGGACGATGGCAAGGGCGGATTCATTGACATCGGACGTGCCCGCATCTTTGGTTCGCACTGGTACGGAGCTTCAGCGAATTGGGCGATCCCGATGCTGACCGAAGCTATCAGGGACAATCACCGCGAGGACGCGTTTCATATCCTGATGCTTCACACCGACGTCGAGGGACATCAGACGCATCCGATACCTGCCCTGTCACTGTCGGCCCTGAAAGAGCTCAGATCGGTTACCGATTATGTCGGGCTCGGGCATACGCACATGCACTATGAGATCGACAACTGGGCATTCAATCCCGGCTCGATCGAGGTCACTAATATCGCTGAGTACCGCGAAACGCGAGGAGCGTTTCTTGTCGAGGTCGACAACGAGAACAACGTTGACGCGAAACACGTCACAGATTACGTGCACCGTCCGTTTCAACGCATAACGTTCGAAGTTACGGGCATTGCCGAACCGAAAGATGTGACGCCGGCAGTCATCGACAAGGTGCGAAACGATTTCAAAACCGTTGACGCCGGAGGTCGGGCACCGATACTCGAGATCACGCTTCGCGGTCAACTTGGGTTTCCAAATTCGCTACTGGAGATGCAGAAGATCCGCGATTCGGCAAAAACCGAAACGAATGCCATGCACGTGCGTGTCAGGAATCATTCTGTGCCGATCGAGTATGCGGCCGCCGTGGATACGGCCGAAGATGTTGGCCGCGAGGTGCTCGAACGAAGGGTCGTCGAAGACCTGATCGCGCGCGATAAGAGATTTTCCACAAAACGTGGTTCGATCTCAGAAGCGGTGATAGGTGCCAAAAGGCTGGCTTTGAGCGATGAAGAACCGGAGAAGATCGCCGAGTTCATTTCGTTCAAGGCTGCCGAAATGGCCGGTTCCGGCAAGTGA
- the thiS gene encoding sulfur carrier protein ThiS translates to MVTIVLNGEQKKIEAEVTLDRLLDLFSLPRQRVAIELNKQVVRREQWETTKLKDSDLIEVIHFVGGG, encoded by the coding sequence ATGGTTACGATAGTTTTGAACGGCGAGCAAAAGAAGATCGAGGCCGAGGTCACGCTTGACCGGCTGCTCGATCTTTTTTCATTGCCGCGACAGCGCGTGGCGATAGAATTGAACAAACAGGTCGTTCGCAGGGAGCAGTGGGAAACAACGAAGCTGAAGGACTCGGACCTGATAGAGGTCATCCACTTCGTCGGCGGCGGCTAA
- a CDS encoding LON peptidase substrate-binding domain-containing protein codes for MTEASEKVSGIEYLPIFPLPLVLLPNELLPLHIFEPRYRQMLDDVQEKKSFFGISFFDAEEGFETRPEIGSIGCVAEVREVQTMPDQRSNILTVGLIRYRLVDYIDLGTPYLTAEVEFFEDEIESEKGLTEVADEVFSLFERIAQAAFKLSGNRGRFPEIQRAEPEPLSFLVTAAFNLDNEAKYGLLKMTSTSERLKKLRGFLNQAVGQMESSAEIQKISQTNGHSKKKLDI; via the coding sequence ATGACTGAAGCGTCAGAAAAGGTAAGCGGTATCGAATATCTTCCGATCTTCCCGCTCCCGCTTGTCCTTTTACCAAATGAATTATTGCCCTTGCACATCTTTGAACCGCGATACCGCCAGATGCTCGACGACGTCCAGGAGAAAAAGAGCTTTTTCGGCATCTCGTTCTTTGATGCTGAAGAGGGTTTCGAAACCAGGCCCGAGATCGGCTCGATCGGCTGCGTCGCTGAGGTCCGCGAGGTTCAGACAATGCCTGATCAACGGTCGAACATCCTTACGGTCGGGCTGATCCGCTATCGGCTGGTGGATTATATCGATCTGGGAACACCTTATTTGACCGCTGAGGTCGAGTTTTTTGAGGACGAGATCGAAAGTGAAAAGGGATTGACTGAAGTTGCGGACGAGGTGTTTTCGCTATTTGAGCGGATCGCTCAGGCCGCCTTCAAGCTAAGCGGTAACCGGGGCCGCTTTCCCGAGATCCAGCGAGCCGAACCCGAACCGCTCTCATTTTTGGTGACAGCGGCCTTTAATCTGGACAATGAGGCGAAATACGGATTGCTTAAAATGACCTCGACCTCTGAAAGGCTGAAGAAACTACGCGGATTTTTGAACCAGGCCGTAGGTCAAATGGAATCGAGCGCCGAAATTCAAAAGATCTCGCAAACCAACGGTCACAGCAAAAAGAAACTGGACATTTGA
- a CDS encoding radical SAM protein: protein MKILLYNPDNGITRNFMPHLWMFLLQSLTPDEHEVILIDGNAKAMTRPELVQFCKDENIGLVGIGAMTRMVARAYLVADALREAGFKVVMGGPHVTECPDEALGRDGGPRHADAVALGEADETWPLIVADAARGELKEVYTPQLDAKGNDIKPSLQPYPHIPWETLDLEQFSLVPKFLRPIMSKMGAGWGKFFVVPIETGRGCPYGCEFCTVTGFFGDSIRFRSNESVIEELLRLKARAKREKGQIAVFFIDDNLAINKKRLKGLLRDMIAAGATLPWVAQISANLLGDEELVDLIADAGGKWIFIGMESIDPANMADVNKQFSKPSDYKAVLDGLARRNIFAITSFIFGMDNDTPGVANRTVDQIESWAPGLPVFGQLTPFPATPLYERLEKAGRLRRKKHWLDFAPFVMAHDPLKMTIEEAKQETFDAWSRSYSPERNWEAIESIRHSPIDVRIGHIVARLFFRGIYFPQMSKRAWIKLLFDNRKSILSLTREGFSTYRAFKKRKRLESSNVPVVQ, encoded by the coding sequence ATGAAAATTTTACTTTACAACCCTGATAACGGGATCACGCGGAACTTCATGCCGCACCTTTGGATGTTCCTTCTTCAGTCGCTAACGCCCGATGAGCACGAAGTGATCCTGATCGATGGTAACGCCAAAGCGATGACCCGACCCGAGCTCGTCCAATTCTGCAAGGACGAGAACATCGGGCTCGTCGGGATCGGCGCGATGACGCGAATGGTGGCTCGTGCTTATTTGGTCGCCGACGCGTTACGCGAGGCCGGGTTCAAAGTAGTAATGGGCGGGCCGCACGTTACAGAATGTCCGGACGAAGCGCTTGGCCGTGACGGCGGGCCGCGGCACGCCGATGCGGTCGCTTTGGGCGAGGCTGACGAGACCTGGCCCTTGATCGTGGCCGATGCCGCACGCGGTGAATTGAAAGAGGTCTATACACCTCAGCTGGACGCCAAAGGGAACGACATCAAACCGAGCCTTCAGCCATACCCGCATATTCCGTGGGAAACATTGGACCTTGAACAGTTTTCGCTCGTACCGAAATTTCTCCGTCCGATCATGTCGAAAATGGGCGCCGGTTGGGGTAAGTTCTTCGTTGTTCCCATCGAGACCGGACGCGGATGTCCCTACGGTTGTGAATTCTGCACTGTCACTGGATTTTTTGGCGATTCGATAAGGTTTCGCAGCAATGAAAGTGTTATCGAAGAACTTCTTCGGCTCAAGGCCAGGGCGAAAAGAGAAAAGGGCCAGATCGCCGTTTTCTTTATCGATGACAATCTTGCAATAAATAAGAAAAGACTCAAGGGACTTTTGCGCGACATGATCGCCGCCGGGGCTACTTTGCCTTGGGTCGCTCAGATAAGTGCGAATCTGCTGGGTGACGAAGAACTTGTCGATCTGATCGCTGATGCTGGCGGGAAATGGATATTCATCGGGATGGAGTCGATCGACCCGGCGAACATGGCGGATGTCAATAAACAATTTTCGAAGCCTTCAGACTACAAGGCGGTGCTCGACGGCCTCGCACGCCGAAATATCTTCGCGATCACTTCGTTCATTTTCGGGATGGATAACGATACTCCGGGAGTCGCGAACCGAACCGTGGACCAGATCGAAAGCTGGGCGCCCGGTCTGCCGGTATTCGGTCAACTGACCCCATTCCCGGCGACACCGCTCTACGAGCGTCTCGAAAAAGCTGGCCGTTTGAGAAGAAAGAAACACTGGCTCGACTTCGCACCGTTCGTAATGGCTCACGATCCATTAAAGATGACGATCGAGGAAGCAAAACAAGAGACCTTTGATGCCTGGTCGAGGTCTTATAGTCCGGAGCGAAATTGGGAAGCGATCGAATCGATCCGTCATTCGCCGATCGACGTCAGGATCGGACACATCGTTGCCCGACTATTTTTCCGGGGGATCTATTTTCCTCAGATGAGCAAACGAGCATGGATCAAACTGCTTTTCGATAATCGTAAGTCGATATTGAGCCTTACGCGGGAAGGATTTTCGACTTACAGGGCATTCAAGAAGCGGAAACGCCTCGAATCAAGTAATGTTCCTGTAGTTCAATAA